TTAGACTATGAGAAGATTATTGACCTGGAGCCCGAGCTCGTCCTCGCCGTGCCGGAGACGCTAAAGCGCACCGAGATCGAGGAGAAGCTCAAGCCTGCGGGGATAAAGATAGTAGCTTTGGACTTCAAGATCAAGAGCTTCAGGAAGACCCTGGAGCTTCTGGGGCGGATCTTCGATCGAGAGGAGGAGGCGAGGGAATTCGCCGATTTCTGGTTTGGAAGGCTTGAGGAGGTGAGGAAGAAAGTGGAGGGGCTGAGCGAGGAGCAGAAGGTCAGGGTGTATCTGGAAGGGACCCAGCGACCTTTTGTAACAGCTTCCAAGGGGCATACTCTGGATGAAATCGTCACCCTTGCCGGGGGGATAAACATCTCCGCCGGGCTTAAAGGAAGAAGCCCGGAGGTCGAGCCTGAATGGGTGGTGGAGCAAAACCCCGATGTGATCCTGAAATACCCCATGGGGGTCAGATATCAGGGAGGATTCGGGAAGACCGACACCCGTCCTTTTGAGGAGATGAGGAAGGAGATAATGGGAAGGCCCGGATTTGATCACATCAAGGCTGTGAGGGAAGGTCGGGTTTACATACTCTCAAGGGACATCCTCGGAGGGGTGTTTGAAAACGTGGGGGTTTGCTATGCGGCCAAGATCCTTTATCCCGAGCTTTTCAAGGATCTTGACCCCAAAGCCTATCTTAAGCAGATGGTGGAGAAATACCTCGGACTCGACTTTGAACGATTAAGGGGAGTCTTCGTGTATCCTTCGCCTTAGAAAACCGAGGAAGCTATTCTGATGACCACAAGAGAGATAATCCAAACTGAGGAGTTATATTCCCGGCTTATAGCTAAAAAGGTGTTCTTCATCCTGACCGCCTTGGGAGGGCTTGTGGCCTTGGTCCTGGTGGCCGCTTCCCTCGGCTCGGCAAGGCTGGGGATAGGGGAGGTGGCCCGTGCCATCGGGGCCCGGCTCCTCCCTCTCAACGTCACGGTAAGCGACAAGGTGGAGGTTATCGTGTGGGATATAAGGCTTCCACGCATCGTGCTGGGAGTGCTCGCCGGGGCGGGACTGGCCTTCTCCGGAACGGCCATGCAGGGGATAATG
This genomic window from Candidatus Poribacteria bacterium contains:
- a CDS encoding ABC transporter substrate-binding protein, which translates into the protein MRYQGLMLLLVFANIIALLLPGQCCAEKTPSPRPTPTSEAELIIVTDLADRTVELRQNPRRIITVYSQIPIAMRCLNIGLERIIGTDAFTVKQYGKLLPELEEKEIVGQHFIKLDYEKIIDLEPELVLAVPETLKRTEIEEKLKPAGIKIVALDFKIKSFRKTLELLGRIFDREEEAREFADFWFGRLEEVRKKVEGLSEEQKVRVYLEGTQRPFVTASKGHTLDEIVTLAGGINISAGLKGRSPEVEPEWVVEQNPDVILKYPMGVRYQGGFGKTDTRPFEEMRKEIMGRPGFDHIKAVREGRVYILSRDILGGVFENVGVCYAAKILYPELFKDLDPKAYLKQMVEKYLGLDFERLRGVFVYPSP